From one Streptomyces sp. Q6 genomic stretch:
- a CDS encoding N-acetylmuramoyl-L-alanine amidase, giving the protein MSYAGPDPDDFDDYYRDDAPRGGRRFGGRPVLVTFAALVPTALAAWLLWQVVSSPGDGEPPKVLPAPGQSSTSAPGSTDDAKKPTPSASTSSASPSPAKSASEKPTGSGSSKPAAGGSGPLKGKVVVIDPGHNPGNFRHATEINRTVNVGNGSKECDTTGTATNAGYTEAQFTLDVARRMKTLLEQQGATVRLTQNGDRAWGPCVDERARIGNAAKADAVVSVHADGSAAGNRGFHVILPASVHAGDADTRAIVASSRDLGERVAGKFLRYTSEPPSNYVGGGTALDTRSDLGGLNLSTVPKVFIECGNMRDSHDAGRLTSGSWRQKAAQGISEGIVSFLRG; this is encoded by the coding sequence GTGTCGTACGCAGGTCCTGACCCGGATGACTTTGATGACTACTACCGCGACGACGCCCCGCGGGGCGGCCGTCGGTTCGGTGGGCGGCCCGTGCTGGTCACGTTCGCCGCGCTCGTGCCGACCGCGCTGGCGGCGTGGCTGCTGTGGCAGGTGGTGAGCAGCCCCGGCGACGGCGAGCCGCCGAAGGTGCTCCCGGCCCCCGGGCAGTCCTCGACGTCGGCGCCCGGGTCGACGGACGACGCGAAGAAGCCGACCCCGTCGGCGTCCACGTCGTCGGCGTCCCCCTCCCCTGCGAAGTCCGCCTCCGAGAAGCCGACCGGGTCCGGGTCGTCGAAGCCCGCCGCGGGCGGCTCGGGTCCCCTCAAGGGCAAGGTCGTCGTGATCGACCCGGGTCACAATCCGGGAAACTTTCGGCACGCGACCGAGATCAACCGCACGGTGAACGTCGGCAACGGCAGCAAGGAGTGCGACACCACCGGCACCGCCACCAACGCCGGTTACACGGAAGCCCAGTTCACGCTGGACGTGGCGCGCCGTATGAAGACCCTCCTCGAACAGCAGGGCGCCACCGTGCGGTTGACGCAGAACGGCGACCGGGCCTGGGGCCCCTGCGTCGACGAGCGCGCCCGGATCGGCAACGCGGCGAAGGCCGACGCCGTCGTCTCCGTCCACGCGGACGGCTCCGCCGCCGGCAACCGCGGCTTCCATGTGATCCTTCCCGCATCCGTGCACGCGGGGGACGCGGACACCCGCGCGATCGTCGCCTCCTCACGCGACCTCGGGGAACGCGTCGCGGGCAAGTTCCTCCGCTACACGTCCGAGCCCCCGTCGAACTACGTGGGCGGCGGCACGGCCCTGGACACCCGCTCCGACCTGGGCGGCCTCAACCTGTCGACCGTCCCCAAGGTCTTCATCGAATGTGGCAACATGCGGGACTCCCACGACGCGGGCCGGCTGACCTCCGGCTCCTGGCGGCAGAAGGCGGCGCAGGGCATCTCTGAGGGAATCGTGAGTTTCCTGCGCGGGTAG
- a CDS encoding DUF1177 domain-containing protein has product MLKYVLDVVDLLDDPDADGKRAVAYLDSVAGPEGSGAEVTTVAGERGSTDFVLVRVPGSKGRSRGGDARTLGVVGRLGGVGARPEMTGLVSDADGAAAALATAAKLLDMRRRGDVLDGDVVIATHICPDAPTAPHDPVPFMDSPVDIATMNRHEVTADMEAVLSIDTTKGNRIINHKGLALSPTVKEGWVLRVSEPLGELLAVVTGEPLVTYPVTTQDITPYGNGVHHINSILQPATATAAPVVGLAVTSAAAVPGCQTGASHESDIAAAARFAVETAKAYGGGRIDFHDAGEFDALVSRYGSLAHLQTLGNAPTES; this is encoded by the coding sequence ATGTTGAAGTACGTCCTCGATGTCGTCGATCTGCTGGACGACCCCGATGCCGACGGCAAGCGCGCCGTCGCCTATCTCGACTCGGTCGCGGGCCCCGAGGGCTCCGGGGCCGAGGTCACCACCGTGGCGGGTGAGCGCGGCTCCACCGACTTCGTCCTCGTCCGCGTCCCGGGCTCCAAGGGCCGCAGCCGCGGCGGCGACGCCCGCACCCTCGGCGTCGTCGGCCGCCTCGGCGGGGTCGGCGCCCGGCCCGAGATGACCGGCCTCGTCTCCGACGCGGACGGCGCCGCCGCCGCGCTCGCGACCGCCGCCAAGCTCCTCGACATGCGCCGCCGCGGCGACGTGCTCGACGGAGATGTGGTGATCGCCACCCACATCTGCCCGGACGCGCCGACCGCGCCGCACGACCCGGTGCCCTTCATGGACTCCCCGGTCGACATCGCGACGATGAACCGGCACGAGGTGACCGCCGACATGGAGGCCGTGCTCTCCATCGACACCACCAAGGGCAACCGCATCATCAACCACAAGGGCCTCGCCCTGTCGCCCACCGTCAAGGAGGGCTGGGTGCTGCGGGTCAGCGAGCCGCTCGGCGAACTGCTCGCGGTCGTCACCGGTGAGCCGTTGGTCACGTACCCCGTGACCACGCAGGACATCACCCCGTACGGTAACGGTGTACATCACATCAATTCGATCCTCCAGCCGGCCACGGCGACCGCCGCCCCGGTCGTCGGCCTCGCGGTCACCTCGGCCGCGGCGGTCCCCGGCTGCCAGACCGGCGCCAGCCACGAGAGCGACATCGCGGCCGCGGCCCGGTTCGCCGTCGAGACCGCGAAGGCCTACGGCGGCGGGCGCATCGACTTCCACGACGCCGGGGAGTTCGACGCCCTGGTGAGCCGCTACGGCTCACTCGCCCACCTCCAGACCCTCGGCAACGCACCTACGGAGTCGTGA
- a CDS encoding IclR family transcriptional regulator has translation MPEIPLDRKTPAGALQTVDRALLVLLAFERTRPDWGVTEVAAEFGWDTSVAQRLLSTLAGRGFLVSDPATRRYRIGPAVLRLGRLWERSGSLELLANPVLEELRAATGDTVLFCLPDSFHMRCVAAVEGEEGPLRYYPLVGELYPAHAGATSKSYYAFLPDDQRHRLFRGRPMARFTERTVTDPDELEREFLAVRAQGYAWTVGEYDAGIGTVAVPVFLGREPYGSLSLGAAKERFPHGPADRLDALRKAAQVLERRLTHPPQRTRRGRTDAN, from the coding sequence GTGCCGGAGATCCCGCTCGACCGGAAGACCCCGGCCGGCGCGCTGCAGACCGTCGACCGGGCCCTGCTGGTGCTGCTCGCCTTCGAGCGGACGCGGCCGGACTGGGGCGTGACGGAGGTCGCCGCCGAGTTCGGCTGGGACACGTCGGTCGCCCAGCGGCTGCTCTCGACGCTGGCCGGGCGCGGCTTCCTGGTCTCGGACCCGGCGACCCGGCGCTACCGGATCGGCCCGGCGGTGCTGCGCCTCGGGCGGCTGTGGGAGCGCTCGGGCTCACTGGAGCTGCTGGCCAACCCGGTCCTGGAGGAGCTGCGCGCGGCCACCGGTGACACGGTCCTGTTCTGCCTGCCCGACAGCTTCCACATGCGCTGCGTGGCCGCCGTCGAGGGCGAGGAAGGGCCGCTGCGCTACTACCCGCTGGTCGGCGAGCTGTACCCGGCGCACGCGGGCGCCACCAGCAAGTCCTACTACGCGTTCCTGCCGGACGACCAGCGCCACCGGCTCTTCCGCGGCCGCCCCATGGCCCGCTTCACCGAGCGCACGGTGACCGATCCGGACGAGCTGGAGCGGGAGTTCCTCGCCGTCCGCGCCCAGGGCTACGCCTGGACGGTCGGTGAGTACGACGCCGGGATCGGCACCGTCGCCGTGCCCGTCTTCCTGGGCCGCGAGCCGTACGGGAGCCTCAGCCTCGGCGCCGCCAAGGAGCGCTTCCCGCACGGCCCCGCCGACCGGCTCGACGCGCTGCGCAAGGCGGCCCAGGTGCTGGAGCGGCGCCTCACGCACCCGCCGCAGCGCACCCGGCGCGGCCGAACGGACGCCAACTGA
- the pepE gene encoding dipeptidase PepE — MNLLLLSNSTQYGRGYLEHALDIVTGFLPAKARLAFVPYALADHDAYTARVRGALDGAGIEVHGVHEGDDPLAQLSAADAVFIGGGNSFRLLSALYRTGLRDALAKAVRAGLPYMGASAGTNMAAPTLRTTNDMPIVQPPSFEALGLVPFQINPHYLDPDPSSTHKGETREERLTEFLEENDVPVLGLREGSWLRVADARASVEGAHPARLFRRGAEPQELAAGSDVSELLEIEARFDAS; from the coding sequence ATGAACCTGCTGCTGCTCTCCAACTCCACCCAGTACGGCCGGGGTTACCTGGAGCACGCCCTCGACATCGTCACCGGCTTCCTGCCCGCGAAGGCCCGCCTGGCGTTCGTGCCGTACGCGCTCGCCGACCACGACGCGTACACGGCGCGGGTGCGCGGCGCGCTCGACGGGGCCGGGATCGAGGTCCACGGAGTCCACGAGGGCGACGACCCGCTCGCTCAACTCTCGGCCGCGGACGCGGTGTTCATCGGCGGCGGCAACTCCTTCCGGCTGCTGAGTGCGCTGTACCGGACGGGGCTGCGGGACGCGCTGGCCAAGGCGGTCCGCGCGGGCCTGCCCTACATGGGGGCCAGCGCGGGCACCAACATGGCCGCGCCGACGCTGCGTACGACCAACGACATGCCGATCGTGCAGCCCCCGTCCTTCGAGGCGCTGGGCCTGGTCCCCTTCCAGATCAACCCGCACTACCTGGACCCGGACCCGTCCTCCACGCACAAGGGCGAGACCCGCGAGGAGCGCCTCACGGAGTTCCTGGAGGAGAACGACGTGCCGGTGCTCGGCCTCCGGGAGGGCTCGTGGCTGCGGGTCGCGGACGCCCGCGCCTCGGTGGAGGGCGCCCACCCCGCGCGACTGTTCCGACGCGGGGCCGAGCCCCAGGAACTGGCGGCGGGGTCGGACGTGTCCGAACTCCTGGAGATCGAGGCGCGGTTCGACGCCTCGTAG
- a CDS encoding NACHT domain-containing protein, whose amino-acid sequence MTTHDADGPDVVARRGFTHRLRDLRDAAGAKNADLVAASGRMAGKAPGGRALTANTVSRLLSGKGVKAPDWDVVASFVAACRAHAAATKSPASPALFDLTVWKAEHTALVRFLEAGGVSDATAHDIEAALTAYAERARETWGHLDLEVLLPLDDQGRHPDIRLREVFVEPGVRADPPPVELPRELVRRLVESGELPESDHLPSGTLDALKELRGAYEQRPTRPVLQVLGEKDTRKHVLLGDPGAGKSTLAKYLALTLAGSGSRADVPPALADRVGVIVELRQYAEPQWHQRTYEDFLAHRQDQLGLCVPPSVLRHLLHTGRAVVVFDGLDEVFDPKVRQAASEQIAAFAARWPQARIVVTSRVIGYKRHVFDGADFTHYMLQDLDTEQIATFTERWYTLSAPTDTEKAALLAQRLQDAVRDSRPIRELAGNPLLLTILAIVGRRQPLPKDRIGVYRQAVTVLTAQWDQQAKHLEADLPPAIKDVLDGLDRQEVLMMLAHAMQAGTHGIAGNHIHGDDLEELLRTQLEQYGLPLGPARTGARALVSQLRERNFILARYGSEVYGFVHRAFLEHLAADIYQRYTRGRAWTPQELLDQVIAPHAHDPAWHEVLLLLIGQLQPSDAAAAIDRLLDLHDGRGDLGTTALLEVAIRALAEVPKIGLLNSQSERAVKALTDVLNTPWVPVELTPVFSALASFGPYWVGREAFLAWFRTRGQFSPSTDTPRIVCLLRPSREELIRFTRDAYSPFDRVLFLEALAEGWPSDSEVYGLLRDLAREGEDEEVRRTALGGLARNWRGDTGALAVFSAVAREQVSARVRWVALWALAEARPAGDGVRFLLREILRRSNVRFADDVDHEAVVERWAAALGPHMPRIGPRVRGETRADMPGEILRLLARHRPGDVDVRTLLIAWASLDDDYTVPQVAMRGLMDHWGQDPEIHDLFAGWVQGDALWPVRESATRLLARLRPDHGPTRQLLRTLATGDNDATLHYVAREVLEDLWRKDATDRNELFEVARTDADRNLRGTAVRALADRWPADPEVRALAFDLARAGEHVDTLGLVAERWPQGEDVYRLLIDSAATEGDLDVREAALRALVRHWPGSTEVRALLMDMPRVETDPATRALALRLLVEHWPGDAEVRAVAEERVRELHSEELFSYVDRDFLCSLRYWRRHEDSLPLFLALVRQGALDLRGTALQMLADRWWGDPGVRALVLDAVRGETDETVLESAVHAVAEHCSDDPEVLELIAALAHGSAGLPPMESAQRVLALATAGPDCGPPPPRTP is encoded by the coding sequence ATGACGACGCATGATGCTGACGGTCCGGACGTGGTCGCGCGCCGCGGGTTCACGCACCGCTTGCGTGACCTGCGAGACGCGGCGGGCGCGAAGAACGCCGACCTCGTGGCGGCCTCCGGACGCATGGCGGGCAAGGCGCCGGGCGGCCGGGCCCTGACGGCGAACACGGTGAGCCGGCTGCTGTCGGGGAAGGGCGTGAAGGCGCCCGACTGGGACGTGGTCGCCTCGTTCGTCGCGGCCTGCCGGGCGCACGCCGCCGCCACGAAGTCCCCTGCCTCACCCGCCCTCTTCGACCTGACCGTCTGGAAGGCCGAACACACCGCGCTGGTCAGGTTCTTGGAGGCGGGCGGCGTATCCGACGCGACGGCGCACGACATCGAGGCCGCCCTCACCGCGTACGCCGAGCGGGCCCGGGAGACCTGGGGCCACCTGGACCTGGAGGTGCTGCTGCCGCTCGACGACCAGGGCCGCCACCCCGACATCCGGCTCAGGGAGGTCTTCGTCGAGCCCGGCGTCCGGGCGGACCCGCCGCCCGTGGAGCTACCGCGCGAACTGGTCCGCAGGCTGGTCGAATCGGGGGAGCTGCCGGAGTCCGACCACCTGCCGAGCGGCACCCTGGACGCACTCAAGGAGCTGCGGGGCGCGTACGAGCAGCGCCCGACACGACCCGTGCTCCAGGTGCTGGGCGAGAAGGACACCCGTAAGCACGTGCTCCTCGGGGACCCCGGAGCCGGCAAGTCGACACTGGCGAAGTACCTGGCCCTCACACTCGCGGGCAGCGGGTCACGCGCAGACGTCCCACCGGCGCTCGCCGACCGGGTGGGCGTCATCGTCGAACTCAGGCAGTACGCCGAACCGCAGTGGCACCAGCGGACGTACGAGGACTTCCTCGCGCACCGTCAGGACCAGCTCGGCCTGTGCGTGCCACCGTCCGTGCTGCGTCATCTGCTGCACACGGGCCGAGCCGTGGTCGTCTTCGACGGTCTCGACGAGGTCTTCGACCCCAAGGTGCGCCAGGCCGCCTCGGAACAGATCGCCGCCTTCGCCGCGCGCTGGCCGCAGGCTCGCATCGTGGTGACGTCGCGTGTCATCGGGTACAAGCGCCACGTCTTCGACGGCGCGGACTTCACGCACTACATGCTTCAGGACCTCGACACGGAGCAGATCGCCACGTTCACCGAGCGCTGGTACACGCTGTCGGCGCCCACGGACACCGAGAAGGCGGCCCTGCTCGCCCAGCGCCTCCAGGACGCGGTGCGCGACTCCCGGCCGATCCGTGAACTCGCCGGAAACCCGCTGCTGTTGACCATTCTGGCGATCGTCGGCCGCCGCCAGCCCCTGCCCAAGGACCGTATCGGTGTGTACCGGCAGGCCGTGACCGTTCTCACGGCGCAGTGGGACCAGCAGGCCAAACACCTGGAAGCCGATCTTCCGCCCGCCATCAAGGACGTCCTCGACGGCCTCGACCGCCAAGAGGTGCTGATGATGCTGGCGCACGCCATGCAGGCGGGCACGCACGGTATCGCCGGGAACCACATCCACGGAGACGACCTCGAAGAACTGCTGCGCACCCAGCTGGAGCAGTACGGGCTGCCACTCGGCCCCGCCAGGACGGGCGCGCGGGCGCTGGTCTCGCAGCTGCGTGAACGCAACTTCATCCTCGCCCGGTACGGCAGCGAGGTCTACGGTTTCGTCCACCGCGCCTTCCTGGAGCACCTGGCCGCCGACATCTACCAGCGCTATACGCGGGGCCGGGCGTGGACGCCGCAGGAGCTCCTGGATCAGGTGATCGCCCCGCATGCGCACGACCCGGCCTGGCACGAGGTACTCCTGCTGCTCATCGGCCAGTTGCAGCCGTCGGACGCGGCGGCAGCGATCGACCGTCTCCTCGATCTCCACGACGGCCGGGGCGACCTCGGCACGACCGCTCTGCTGGAGGTCGCCATCCGGGCGCTCGCGGAGGTCCCGAAGATCGGCCTGCTGAACAGTCAGAGCGAGCGGGCCGTCAAGGCCCTGACGGATGTGCTCAACACTCCGTGGGTGCCCGTCGAGTTGACCCCGGTCTTCTCGGCACTGGCGTCGTTCGGTCCCTACTGGGTGGGCAGGGAGGCATTCCTCGCCTGGTTCCGCACGCGTGGCCAGTTCTCCCCGAGCACGGACACACCGCGCATCGTCTGCCTGCTCCGGCCGTCCCGGGAGGAGCTGATCCGCTTCACGCGCGACGCGTACAGCCCGTTCGACCGGGTGCTCTTCCTCGAGGCGCTGGCCGAGGGCTGGCCGAGCGACAGCGAGGTGTACGGGCTGCTCCGTGACCTGGCCCGGGAGGGAGAGGACGAGGAGGTGCGGCGGACCGCGCTGGGGGGACTGGCACGAAACTGGCGGGGCGACACGGGCGCGCTTGCGGTGTTCTCCGCGGTGGCCCGGGAACAGGTCTCGGCGAGAGTGCGGTGGGTGGCCCTGTGGGCACTGGCCGAGGCCCGGCCGGCCGGCGACGGCGTCCGATTCCTGCTGCGTGAAATCCTCCGCCGCTCGAACGTACGGTTCGCGGACGACGTGGACCACGAGGCGGTCGTCGAACGCTGGGCCGCCGCCCTCGGTCCGCACATGCCCCGCATCGGCCCGAGGGTGAGAGGCGAGACCCGTGCGGACATGCCGGGCGAAATCCTGCGGCTGCTCGCCCGGCATCGGCCCGGTGACGTCGACGTCCGGACGCTCCTCATCGCGTGGGCGTCGCTCGACGACGACTACACCGTGCCGCAGGTCGCCATGCGCGGGCTCATGGACCACTGGGGACAGGATCCGGAGATCCACGACCTGTTCGCCGGATGGGTACAGGGCGACGCGCTCTGGCCGGTACGGGAGTCCGCGACACGCTTGCTCGCCCGACTACGGCCGGATCACGGGCCGACGCGTCAGCTGCTCCGGACCCTTGCCACCGGTGACAATGACGCGACCTTGCACTACGTGGCGCGGGAGGTCCTCGAAGACCTGTGGCGCAAGGACGCCACCGACCGGAACGAGCTCTTCGAGGTGGCGCGGACCGATGCCGACCGGAACCTGCGCGGCACCGCGGTGCGTGCGCTGGCCGATAGATGGCCGGCGGACCCCGAGGTCCGCGCACTGGCCTTCGACCTGGCGCGTGCGGGGGAGCACGTGGACACGCTGGGACTGGTGGCCGAACGATGGCCGCAGGGCGAGGACGTGTACCGGCTGCTGATCGACTCGGCGGCCACCGAGGGTGACCTGGACGTGCGCGAGGCGGCGCTGCGCGCACTGGTGCGCCACTGGCCGGGCTCCACGGAGGTGCGGGCCCTGCTCATGGACATGCCCCGAGTGGAGACCGATCCGGCCACTCGGGCCCTCGCGTTGCGGCTGCTGGTCGAGCACTGGCCGGGCGACGCGGAGGTGCGGGCCGTCGCTGAGGAACGGGTACGTGAACTGCACAGCGAGGAACTGTTCTCGTACGTGGACCGGGACTTCCTCTGCTCTCTCCGGTACTGGCGGCGGCACGAGGACTCACTGCCGCTCTTCCTGGCGCTGGTACGGCAGGGCGCGCTGGACCTGCGCGGCACGGCTCTGCAGATGCTGGCCGACCGATGGTGGGGCGATCCGGGTGTTCGCGCCCTGGTGCTGGACGCCGTGCGCGGTGAGACGGATGAGACCGTCCTGGAGTCGGCGGTGCACGCTGTCGCGGAGCACTGTTCCGACGACCCGGAGGTGCTGGAGCTGATCGCCGCACTGGCCCACGGCTCTGCCGGGCTGCCACCGATGGAATCGGCCCAGCGGGTGCTGGCCCTCGCGACCGCTGGTCCCGACTGCGGACCACCCCCGCCACGAACGCCCTGA
- a CDS encoding M20/M25/M40 family metallo-hydrolase: MNILASEDAQRDVVELCAELIRFDTSNPTSDERACADWVVDRLAEVGIASELVESAPGRASVIARIEGTDRSRGALLVHGHLDVVPADAAEWQVPPFSGEIRDGYLWGRGAIDMKDTVAVMLATARHFARTDIRPSRDLVLAFLADEEAGGKFGAHWLVEHRPDLFAGVTEAIGEGGGFSYALDDTRRLYPIENAQRGMAWMELTATGRAGHGSSPNDENAVTDLAESLTRIGRHTFPVRLIEPVRALLQKAADLQGVDIDLAAEDLDAELAKLGHVADFMQVVLRNSANPTMFTAGYQTNVIPGKATARVDGRFLPGHEQELVDTIDRLLLPSVSREWVNHDIAMETTFDGPLVDAMCAAVRAEDPDGHPVPYCNPGGTDAKAFTKLGIRCFGFKGLKLPADLDYGRLFHGVDERVPLDGLRFGVRVMTRLWQGC; encoded by the coding sequence ATGAACATCCTTGCTTCCGAGGACGCCCAGCGCGACGTCGTCGAACTCTGCGCCGAGCTGATCCGTTTCGACACCTCCAACCCGACCAGCGACGAGCGGGCCTGCGCCGACTGGGTCGTGGACCGCCTCGCCGAGGTCGGTATCGCCTCCGAACTCGTGGAGAGCGCCCCGGGCCGGGCCAGCGTCATCGCCCGTATCGAGGGCACCGACCGCTCCCGCGGCGCGCTCCTCGTCCACGGCCACCTGGACGTCGTCCCCGCCGACGCCGCCGAGTGGCAGGTGCCGCCCTTCTCCGGCGAGATCCGCGACGGCTACCTCTGGGGCCGCGGCGCCATCGACATGAAGGACACGGTGGCCGTCATGCTGGCCACCGCCCGGCATTTCGCCCGTACGGACATCAGGCCGTCCCGCGACCTCGTGCTCGCGTTCCTCGCCGACGAGGAAGCGGGCGGGAAGTTCGGCGCGCACTGGCTCGTCGAGCACCGCCCCGACCTGTTCGCGGGCGTGACCGAGGCGATCGGCGAGGGCGGCGGATTCTCGTACGCGCTCGACGACACCCGGCGCCTCTACCCGATCGAGAACGCCCAGCGCGGCATGGCCTGGATGGAGCTCACCGCGACGGGCCGGGCCGGGCACGGCTCGTCCCCCAACGACGAGAACGCGGTCACCGACCTCGCCGAATCCCTCACCCGTATCGGCCGCCACACCTTCCCCGTCCGCCTCATCGAGCCGGTGCGCGCCCTGCTCCAGAAGGCCGCCGACCTCCAGGGCGTGGACATCGACCTCGCGGCCGAGGACCTGGACGCCGAGCTGGCCAAGCTGGGCCACGTCGCGGACTTCATGCAGGTGGTGCTCCGCAACTCCGCGAACCCCACCATGTTCACCGCCGGCTACCAGACCAACGTCATCCCCGGAAAGGCCACGGCCCGCGTCGACGGCCGCTTCCTGCCCGGTCACGAACAAGAACTCGTCGACACCATCGACCGGCTGCTCCTGCCCTCCGTCTCCCGCGAGTGGGTCAACCACGACATCGCCATGGAGACGACGTTCGACGGCCCGCTCGTCGACGCCATGTGCGCGGCCGTGCGCGCCGAGGACCCGGACGGCCACCCGGTCCCCTACTGCAACCCCGGCGGCACCGACGCCAAGGCCTTCACCAAGCTCGGCATCCGCTGCTTCGGCTTCAAGGGCCTCAAGCTGCCCGCCGACCTGGACTACGGACGGCTCTTCCACGGCGTCGACGAACGCGTCCCCCTGGACGGGCTGCGCTTCGGCGTCCGCGTCATGACCCGGCTGTGGCAGGGCTGCTGA
- a CDS encoding cytosine permease has product MATTKKNVGSDDYALSRVPRDKRLGFWTMLLQWLAQSGSISQFTLGATIGVGMTFGDAFLAFTLGAVILEVVIFLIGMAGMREGLATPLLTRWVGFGRNGSALVSFVIAVSLVGWFGVQNTIFGNSVSSLVGGPSWLWCVVAGLAITVLVIFGFRYMAVFAKIVTPLFFAMVAWSVIDALSEHSIGDLISSPPPGQAIPLSVAATAIAGGYMTGAIVAPEMTRYNKKGSHVFLQTASSMILSEYLVGLTGVLLGHMVKSNEVSQIVLSTSGVFGVLVVLMSTAKINDWNLYGSSLGVVNFFQVVFRKRLHRGAVTIALGIAGTALSAVGIMTHFTEFLSVLGVAIPPVGGIVVAEYWVVRSMRKPLDETREAGTLPATSPTWVPLSLVIWAAAFCVGKFYDGGIPALNSLATAFVLYTVLGLLGWIRTYGTTTLDDADDADTLPVTAEQSPVGAA; this is encoded by the coding sequence ATGGCCACCACGAAGAAGAACGTGGGCAGCGACGACTACGCGCTGTCCAGAGTCCCGCGGGACAAGCGACTCGGCTTCTGGACGATGCTGCTCCAGTGGCTCGCCCAGTCCGGCTCCATCTCGCAGTTCACCCTGGGCGCCACCATCGGCGTCGGCATGACCTTCGGTGACGCCTTCCTCGCCTTCACGCTCGGCGCCGTCATCCTCGAAGTCGTCATCTTCCTGATCGGCATGGCCGGCATGCGCGAAGGGCTCGCGACGCCGCTGCTGACCCGCTGGGTCGGCTTCGGCCGCAACGGCTCCGCGCTCGTCAGCTTCGTGATCGCCGTCAGCCTCGTGGGCTGGTTCGGCGTCCAGAACACGATCTTCGGCAACAGCGTCTCGTCGCTCGTCGGCGGCCCGTCGTGGCTGTGGTGCGTCGTCGCGGGCCTCGCCATCACCGTCCTCGTGATCTTCGGCTTCCGCTACATGGCCGTCTTCGCGAAGATCGTCACCCCGCTGTTCTTCGCGATGGTCGCCTGGTCCGTGATCGACGCGCTCAGCGAGCACTCCATCGGCGACCTGATCAGTTCCCCGCCGCCCGGCCAGGCCATCCCGCTGTCCGTCGCCGCCACCGCCATCGCGGGCGGCTACATGACCGGCGCGATCGTCGCCCCGGAGATGACCCGCTACAACAAGAAGGGCAGCCACGTCTTCCTCCAGACGGCGTCCTCGATGATCCTCTCCGAGTACCTCGTGGGCCTGACCGGCGTCCTGCTCGGCCACATGGTCAAGAGCAACGAGGTCTCGCAGATCGTGCTCTCCACGTCCGGCGTCTTCGGCGTCCTCGTCGTCCTGATGTCGACGGCGAAGATCAACGACTGGAACCTGTACGGCTCCTCGCTCGGCGTCGTCAACTTCTTCCAGGTCGTCTTCAGGAAGCGCCTGCACCGCGGCGCCGTCACCATCGCCCTCGGCATCGCCGGCACCGCCCTCTCCGCGGTCGGCATCATGACCCACTTCACCGAGTTCCTCTCGGTGCTCGGCGTGGCCATCCCGCCCGTCGGCGGCATCGTCGTCGCCGAGTACTGGGTGGTCCGCTCGATGCGCAAGCCGCTCGACGAGACCCGGGAAGCGGGCACGCTGCCCGCCACCTCGCCGACCTGGGTCCCCCTGTCCCTCGTCATCTGGGCCGCCGCCTTCTGCGTCGGCAAGTTCTACGACGGCGGCATCCCGGCCCTGAACTCCCTGGCCACCGCGTTCGTCCTCTACACCGTGCTCGGGCTGCTCGGCTGGATCAGGACGTACGGCACCACCACCCTGGACGACGCGGACGACGCGGACACGCTCCCCGTCACCGCCGAGCAGTCCCCCGTAGGAGCGGCATGA
- a CDS encoding class I SAM-dependent methyltransferase, giving the protein MTTTSHRPAPEILAAFESAKGFMPLGEGLALYAAAVEAAALGLPLLEVGTYCGRSTILLADAARAAEVTALTVDHHRGSEEQQPGWDFHDPETVDPVVGAMDTLPTFRRTLHAAGLEDHVVALVGKSPRVAQVWGGPLGFVFIDGGHTDEHATADYEGWAPHVADGGLLLIHDVFPVKHDEWTGQAPYRVYRRALASGAFTEVSAHDSLRVLRRTGAGI; this is encoded by the coding sequence ATGACCACCACAAGCCACAGGCCCGCGCCGGAGATCCTCGCCGCCTTCGAGAGCGCCAAGGGCTTCATGCCGCTCGGCGAGGGGCTCGCGCTGTACGCCGCCGCCGTCGAGGCCGCGGCGCTCGGGCTGCCGCTCCTGGAGGTCGGCACGTACTGCGGGCGCTCCACGATCCTGCTCGCCGACGCCGCCCGCGCGGCCGAGGTGACGGCCCTGACCGTCGACCACCACCGCGGCAGCGAGGAGCAGCAGCCCGGCTGGGACTTCCACGACCCGGAGACGGTCGACCCGGTGGTCGGCGCGATGGACACGCTCCCCACGTTCCGGCGCACGCTGCACGCGGCGGGCCTGGAGGACCACGTGGTCGCGCTCGTCGGAAAGTCCCCGCGGGTGGCGCAGGTGTGGGGCGGGCCGCTCGGGTTCGTCTTCATCGACGGCGGCCACACCGACGAGCACGCGACCGCCGACTACGAGGGCTGGGCCCCGCACGTCGCCGACGGCGGACTCCTGCTCATCCACGACGTGTTCCCCGTCAAGCACGACGAGTGGACCGGCCAGGCCCCGTACCGCGTGTACCGGCGGGCCCTCGCGTCCGGCGCGTTCACCGAGGTCTCGGCACACGACTCGTTGCGCGTCCTGCGTCGAACCGGCGCGGGGATCTGA